In the Pogona vitticeps strain Pit_001003342236 chromosome 2, PviZW2.1, whole genome shotgun sequence genome, cgaggtagagcatacttagaagtggtttcccattcttggGAGAGCcctggggctgtgtagcttgtccaaggccacccaggctggctttcctcacaggaggcactgtgaggaatcaaactcccaatctttgactccacagccagatatttaaaccactgaactagccaGCCATTTTTAATGCTAACACAtaattctaaatacagtggtgctctgctTTACagttacctcattaaatgacgaaatcgcttcacgGCGATGTTTCAAAGGgtgattttcgtttgacgatgatcagttccctgcttcgggaaccagttCTTCGccttacgatgatctaaaaacagctgatcgtctggtttcaaaatagccgcccgctgtggaaaatggctccccactgtttttaggacggattttttgcttaacagggatcggaaaatggccgccctatggaggatctacGCTGGATGCtaaggtatttcacccattggaacgcattgagcggttttcaatgcgtttcagtgggctttttactttcgcttgatgacgatttcgttccacagcgatttcactggaatgaattaacgtcgtcaagagaggcaccactaTAAGTTAGTGGGGCCTCCTagaaataaatcaaatgaatgttgttgtttgaaaataataaaaatgaacaaaaacatcACATAGGGGGAGAAACTTATTTTTGTGCCATGATaatcttcttttgttttctagaaGTAAATGGGCAAGTGGAAGAGCATGGAGAGGTGTCATTTCCCATAGAAAGAACAGAGCAAGGGAGACTTTGTGGAATATCCTTCCAGGGCCTTGAGGTGGATTTGATGCCTGGAAGTCCACTCAAGCCCAGAAGCCATTGGGAAAACCACCTGGGGAAAGCCACCCAGCACACTTTTCTCCATGAGGAGAGAGATGTTGGCTTACACAAAGATGCCTTTCCAGAGGGGATCATCCAGTTTGACGTCAAGAAGGAACAGGTTGACAATAGGGGCTTTAAGCAGCATAATGGCCAGGCCGTGCAGATAGCTGAAAAACCGTACACATGTTTGTACTGTGGGAAGACCTCGAACTGCAAGGCAAACCTTGTGGTACATGAGAGAACCCACACCGGAGAGAAGCCGTATGCCTGCTTGGACTGCGGCAAGAGCTTCAACCGGAAGTCAACCCTCGTGAGGCACAAGAGGATGCACACTGGGGAAAAGCCGTACGAGTGCGCCGAGTGCGGGAGGCGCTTCAGCATCCGGTGCAACCTGATTAATCatgagagaatccacacaggtGAGAAGCCATACAGTTGCTCGGACTGCGGGCAGAGGTTTAGTCGGCGGCTACAGCTTGTCATACACAGGAGAACTCATACAGGAGAGACGCCGTACAGATGCGcccagtgtgggaaatgctttactCGCCGCTCTTCTCTTTTGACGCACGAGAggatccacacgggagagaaaccaaaCACTTGCACAgattgtgggaaaagcttcattCAGAAAGGATACcttcttatacacagaaggatCCACACGGGAGAGAGACCCTATAAATGCACATCGTGCGAGCAAAGATTTCTCAATCGTAGTGATCTACGAAGACACGAAAAAATCCACGCTGGAGCAAATCCTGCAAGCTGCTAGAGTTATAACCATGAACCTGGAGTGTGGCTGCTTGCTTTTATTTGCCTGCCCAGCAGCCTGTGGTTTACTACTGGAAATGGAAATGCTTAAttcattgtttaaaaatattgatgttttaaaaagaaagagaaaatgtaaaAGGTACATGCAAGGGAATCAGAAGTGATAACAACACAAAACTGTGAACATGTTTAATAAGATTTGAAGAGATTGGTTGGTGCAGCTTTCCAAAAAGATGGGCTGGAGAATGGGGGACTTTTTTGcttaggaaaaacaacaactaagaggACCATGACAAAAGTTAATAAAAGGCATAGAAATAACAAGCCTATTAAGGTATGGGAACTATTTATGTGGAATGAATGACTGATATAAACCACAGGTGCCGACAGAGCATAAACAGGTTAGATGCCCAACTCAGAGCAGAGCACTGTTCTTCTCAGATAACCTTCAGAAAATATACTTCATTAACAATCCATTATTGAAATATGCTTGTCTGGTTTCCGGCATAAAAGGCTGGTCCCGATCCCTCAGCCTCAACATCCATTTCGAATAATCTTTCCTTTTATTGCTCTGATACATATTGTCAGCATCCAGAATGTGTAGGGGAGAGgtttatataaattaaatacttTTTTATAGTTAAAAACCCCCGCCACTTTTAAAGACAAAATTGAGAGAAAGACTTGAAAACATACTTTCTAATTGCAGGGATGTTGAAACACCCAAAGCCTTCTGCTTAGATGGGTGGATTTGTCAGGTTCACGGTCTCTTATAATTGAATTTTCATCATCTGAAGTTCTTTTTTGTCACATCTGTGGAAAACatttgctcattttaaaaaagttcttatCAAAAAGAAGGCGATCACAATTCTGACCTTTTGCTAAGGGGACTTATTGTCAACCAGGAGAATTATAGAAGCTAGCGTTTGAATAAATGTTTGGTATAACTGAGCAAATAAGCAATCTGGattggagatgggcacgaaccaattCACTCtgggttcgtcccagttcgtccCGCCTCCTCCGGCTCAAATCAGCCACTCGCCAGGCCCAGCCTGCTACCCTTCTTGCACCTCCTGAGCTGATCTACCAGTcccagcaacagctcaggctCCTCTGCCCCGCCCTcgtggctgattgcccactcagagaaaagggcggggcagagaagtctgtgctctggCTCCTGATTGGGGGATTAGCAAGCAATCTGGGCCTGTTGACTGGCTCATTGGCTGAGGAAGCGGGAGATGGGAACGGCAGCACACCTTTATGAACCCACACCAGTTGGGACAAACAGGTTCATGCCTATCTGGATCTTGGGCCAGAAATTATATATTTACAGAGGCAAGGGGGACAGAGAGCTGGTTATATTTATGATcatcacattattttccattactGCTTGTTGGAAACTATTTGAGAAACTAAGGGCTGCGTGAGAACAACTGCTCCTGTAAAATTACATGGTTCATCaccttttttttgctgtttttctgaCCATTCATGTGATGCAATGCTTGTCTCAATAAAGAAAATGACACAATCTACATTTTCCAGAGCTTTTTGTCCCTGCTGCCTTCATGATTTATTTTGTTATGGGAGTTTGTTCCTGGGGACAGAGTTCAGCAATGTAGCAGTGAACTTAATGTTTATGTGTTGCATTTCCATCCCTGTTTTCTCCCAGCCGTGGGATTCAAGGCAGTTTCCTACAGAATGAATTGGCCAAAACCTCTTCATTTGTATGCCAGTTTATGAAATAATAAGCTTCATAAAAGAAGCCATGACAGGGATGTGAGCTTCAGAGGGAGGGTTTTAAAGATTTCCTGAAGAGAAGCATTTTTGGAAGCTTGGCTTTTCAAAGGTCCGTCTGAACATGACCCTGGTAAACTCTACCCTGCCTTGAAAAGAGGAAGTAGCTTGCATTTTTGCCCCCCCCCGAAGAATCTTAATTTTTGAAATGCAGTACACAAGTTCTGCATTTCAAAATTCACAAGCTCACACTATCAATCTGAAGAAGTGAAAGTGAGGAACACAGAAATGCAGTTTCCAAAGACATAGTGGTGTGAATTTGTTTCAGCATatacaaccaaaaataaactagAAGGCAAGTCTTCTATCATCATGAAAAAGGTTTGTTTTAGCATAAATTTTCTTCAACACATATCTGCTTTGTTGCTgtgcctttgacaaagtgccccatgatatcctgattagcaagctaactaggtgtgggctggatagatcaagggtcaggtggatacacagttggctacagaatcatactcagagggtgatgattaatgggtccttctcaaactgggagtaggtaacaagtggggtaccccaaagctcagtcctgggtccagcactcttcaatatttttattaatgaattggataagggaatgcagggaatacttgtcaaatttgcagatgataccaaatttggaggaatagctaataccctaaaaGACAGagacaacattcaaaatgaccttgataggatggagcactgggccaaaagcaataGAATTatattcaacagggataagtgcaaagtactgcatctcagaaaaataaaccaattgcacagttacaagatacctggttcagcaaaagtacaagcgagaaggatcttggaattgtggtagagcacaagttaaatatgagccaacagtgtgatgtggctacaaaaaaggctaatgctattttaggctgcattaatagaagtatagtttccaaatcccgcaaagtgctagtccccctctattctgcactggttaggcctcaccttgagtattgtgtccagttctggacactgcacttcaagaaggacactgacaaattggaacaagttcagaggaaggcgacaaggatgatcagcggactggaaactaagccttatgaggagaggctgaaagaattgggcatgtttagccttgagaaaagaaggctgaagggtgatatgatagcacttttcaaatatttgaaaggctgtcatacagagagcCCTATCTGGgctagggtgactgtcaatctatccagcactaaccaattgttcctttctctgcctctgaattcaaagaaagacccacctctctgctctgggTCTTTTTCCTGTTGTCTGTTGCAAGCTGTGAGTCTGTTGAACTCTGTTTGCTAACAGCAGTCATGTCTGTCAGATTGCTGTTtcatctgttcaattgtaagtaaagaaatcttttaattttttttactactaACCTTTTTGGGCGAGTTATTGAGaccataagtgccagttaattTGTAAAGGGATGGACTACTCTGGGccacttgaagctattctgctctttgaatccctgcacttctggaATTTAatcaaacattcaaaactctggaacAGTTCTGGGGGGGTGTTTTGTGGCtgattttagcattttaaattgtAATATTTGAAATTTGTTGGACGTATATTTCATATACgtaatcttttattttttattttatttttattatacataTTCACATATATTTCATATACGTAATCTTTTATTATGGAACACACAGATGTGAGTAAAGAAAGATCCTGTCACTGACATCGCTCCTGTTGCACTGGGGTCGCCATGCAAGCTATTCCAAGATACCCAAATTCTGGAGACTTCTCggagttggaatttttaaaaaaccacacacacacacaaagggtgtGCGTCTAGAAATCAGTTAAAATTGAGAGTGTTCAAGGCAGCACTGCGATCAGTCACCAGCTTCTGTTTACATTTTTGACATCAATTGCCACACCAGTTTAGTAGCATCTACTGACTGGAAGATAACGTCTACATCTGTCATAGGGTAAGCTGGGTTTGCCTGTGTATCCAAGCACAAAACAGAAGAGTTTGGGGTGCAGAACAGGCTGTGGGGTAGACATCATTGTCCTCCAAGAGCAACACCGAGCaacatgtggcccacaggccaaaCGTGGCTCAAGAGCCATGAAATGAGAAACAGGTGGTCTGTTTATATGTTCCCAGAGGCCTCTAGGAGCAGTGGGTTTTGCATGAGGGGCCTCAACCTTCCAAAACGCAAAAACGAAATCCAGTGGTCCCCCTCTGAGATACTTTCAGATGCCTTGCGACAAAGCAATGGCATAAAAACAGCCATTTGGGGGCTTTCTGTGACCCATGGAGGTGGCACAGATTTGACTTGGAGACcctatatatgttgttgttgttaagtcgtttagtcatgtccgactcttcatgaccccatggaccagagcacgccaggccctcctatcttccactgcctctcggagttgggtcagattcatggtggttgcttcgatgactgtccagccatctcatcctctgtcgtccccttctcctcttgccttcacactttcctaacatcaaggtctttagGCTGGGAAATTATCTGCAAGGTTGCAGCCAGAGGGAGTTGGTATTGTGCCCCCCAATATTGTCTGCCTGGAGGGGTTGCTTCAAGGTGTAATGATGGTGCTGGTTCCCTGGTCTGCGCACGGGGAGACCCCGCCGGCCCTTGAAAAACCTGCTGCACACGAAGCTCTCCATGTCGTTCACCTTTACAAATGATGTTTGTTCCTCATTTAGAGGGCATCGCAGcagagcctagaaaagttactttttggcatCCCGCAACTAAAATTGCCACTATACATGCTTTCTGGGATACAGTGGGGGCAGTGagctgaaaaaagtaacttttccaatttgAGTTTTCTCTGCTGCCCCCTCTGGAGTTTTCTCTGCTGTCCCCCACcatctgtttttattaattgGACATCTGTGTTCGGTGGGTAAGTTATTGTTTCCTTTCATTGCTGTTAGCCACCCGGAGTAGTGCTCTGTCACTAGATTGGTGGAATAAAAATGTGAttaactaattaaataaataaataaatttccgtGGTCTGCATCTAAGCCATGGCTTACCCACCCTAACACAGGAATGGGTTCCACCAATTATGTGGTTTTGCTCTCCCAAAAGAGACATAAACATaatttttgttgcatttattaGATGCATTCCTCACAATGCATTTTGCAACAGACAACAATGGGATAAAAAAGTTTAGAATTAATAAAACTCTCCATGTGAATCCCAGTGTGAAACTCACAGCTACTCCATTCAACCTGAAAAAATTACATATTATaacatttaaagtatttattttccACCAGATTAGTTTAAGGCAGGGCCCCGGGAGCAGAAGCAAACATACAAAAGATATCCTAAAAATACTGCATTTCCCTGCACAGTGGAGTTGTATTCCGGTGACTGCAGACATTTTTGGAACAAGGTCCAAAAATGTTTATAAATTACCAGTACTTATTTTAAAGCCATTTCCAAAAGCTTTTAATCACCTGTTCTGCCCAAAAGTAGATAAATATTTCAGAATCAACAAAGTCTTGTTTTTGAGAACAAAAGAGCTgttcatgggggaaaaaaaaggaggccCAGGGTTTGGGTGTAACATCATACAATTAACACGTCAACACTGAAATCATTACTgcattaaacagaaaaaaaagcgAACTGGTGCATCTGATCTTCTAAAATTAACATTACTTTCTAAATGTTTTTACACAATGAGGGGCATCGGTTTGCTTGGTCTCCCATTtaatacaaaaatacagtggtgcctcgcttaacgagcgcctcgtatagcgacgaatccgcatagcgctaccttttccgggatcgctaatgcaaaggTATAGcgttggccccaatgggcgaaactcgcatagcgaagatcggtaagcgtttcgcttaccgatcttcgctttgcaacGCCCGAAAATCaactgttcggcggctccaaaatggctgccggatgcccgaaatggccgcacgcagcgttttcgcaccctcccctctcttaccgagggcacgaaaatggctgccggaccctggaaacttcgctaaacggtgagttttgtgccgaTTTGGaacgttccaatggctttttactttccgcttagcgaagttttcacatagcgaaggttaatccggaacggattaacctcgctatgcgaggcaccactgtaactatttTAATGCCCAGCTCTGAGCAAACCCTCCACCTGCTGGCTACTCGCTCCCAACACCCAAACGTCTATGTGAGTGTGATGAGCTTTGGTGCACTTGGGGAACTTAACGAAGTTTACAGATCAAATGAAAAGCAAACATAGGAGAGAAGAGGGGGTGGGAAAGCAGACATGTTGGTCCCTGAGTAGATCTATAGTAATATCTttattgctggctggatagctcagtagttcaggtatctggctgcagagccagcggtcATGAgttccaattccccactgtgcctcctgcaaagcaagagctagcctgtgtggcctggggaaagctgcatagtccaagggcgccccctagaggaagagaaagggaagacacctctgaaaaccctggaaagggtcaccctaagacagaattgacttgatggcacatgatgatgattaacatCTTTATTAGGACTAGCAAAAATGCAACAACCAGgagtcttgtagcaccttaaagactaacgttGTTTTGGGGGCAAGGTTTTATCGTCAGCAGCCTACTTAATCAGGCAGgtttcagaactttattttaaCTGCACATCCTGTGGGTTTGTTGTCCTGTGGGTTTAACAGCTAGCCAGGAGGATTTGTCAATGtctccatttctccccccccaacccatcaGATGAGTTCTGATGAAATGTCCCGGACAACTAGAGGGTTCACATGTTTAACGATATTCTGAGGGCCAATATATATGTATTGCCGGGGCCTCTTGCCCGACACTTTCCACGGAGGTGGAAACCGCTAGGATTTCTCTCCTGGGTGGATTTTCATATGTctatgaaaaacagaagaactacAGAATCTTTTCTTGCACACAGAACAttcgtacggtttctctccagtgtgaattctcTCATGTACGACGAGGTTGGATTTTTTACTGAAGCTTTTCTCGCAGTACGAGCATCTGTgaggcttctcccccgtgtgcaCCACCGAGTGTTTCCTCAGGTGAGAGCTAGAGACgaaacttttcccacactccGAGCAACCGTACGGCCTCTCCCCGGTGTGGGTCCTCTCGTGGATCACGAGGCGAGATCTCTGGCTGAAGTTTTGCCCACAGTCCAAACACTGatagggtttctctccagtgtgggtccttctGTGTGTTTTCAGCTGAAAGCTGGTCCTGAAGCTTTTCCCGCACTCCGAGCACTCGTaaggcttctcccccgtgtgggttcTCTTGTGTTTGATGAGGGAAGCAATTTCCCTGAAGCTGTTCCCGCAGTCAGAGCATTCGtgtggcttctcccctgtgtgagtccttTTGTGAATGACTAGCTGAAAGCTGATccggaagcttttcccacactcagaGCATTcgtaaggtttctcccctgtgtgggttctcTCGTGTTTCACGAGAGAGGCCCTCTCACTAAAGCTTCTGCCGCAATCCAAACATCGGTGGGGCTTTTCACCTGTGTGGGTCCTTTTGTGGAGTTTGAGATGGCAGCTGATCCTGAAGGTCTTCCCGCAATCGGAGCATTCGTACGGCTTTTCTCCCGTGTGGGTTCTCTCGTGTTTAATCAGTGCACCCCTCTCAATGAAGCTTTTGCCACAGACGGAGCATTTATGGGGCTTTTCTCCTGTATGAATCCTCAGGTGCTTCACCAGGATCCCTTTCTCGCCAAAGGCCTTCCCACATTCGGTGCATTcaaatggcttctctcctgtgtgggacCTCTCATGTTTAATGAGGGTGGACTTGGCATTGAAGTTTTTACCACAGCTCgagcatttatagggtttttccccagtgtggattctctTGTGCTTCACGAGATTTGTCCTCCAGCCAAAACTCTTCCCACACTCGGAACAGATGTAAGCTTTCCCTCCCGCGTGGCTCCTTTCGTGTGGAATAAGAGACATTCTGCAGCTCGAGATCTTCCCACAGCGTGTATATTTATGAAGTTTCTCCTTCATTTGGCTTTGGTGGTTCTCGGGGAGACCAACGGCGTGATGCCACTGCTGTCCAATGTTTGGGCTGGTCTTTTCCCTGCACTGGAGAATGGTTTCGCCCCCACTGTGGCCACCTTCCTCAAAAATGAAGGGATCCGTTGCTCTCTTACCCACCTGCCTTTCTGGAACGTGCAGACTTCCTGAGTGTGTCTGGCAAATGCACATTTTTTTAGGTTTTTCTAGCTGAatggtctcctcctcctcattcttcAGCCCTTGCACACCACATTCTAGGACTAAAAAAGAAGTTGTTTAAGGTTGCATTTTGTGGAAGAGTTTTGGTACATACCTGTCA is a window encoding:
- the LOC110090348 gene encoding uncharacterized protein LOC110090348 — translated: MPIHAEKGHEARHLKDQNKKGQEVQAQIKMEPQDPSASWESFKAGDRDSYVVQVKTVKEFLSEKSPVQIKKEPEEDLQQSWETQLQELLKSVESPQSAWRPPTSPDPIYEEDMDELQDSMKEMASVSLWPRGEWAAPSPMPALGEAGKPKKGLESSMKVKEEVVSEDATHAETQRQRFRHFCYQEAEGPREVCKQLWRLCHQWLKPDRRSKDQIVDALILEQFLNVLPWEMQSWVREWRPESCSQAVALAEDFLGRWQEPEQWQNEEPQLAVESVVSTPKTQISVETKQKEVNGQVEEHGEVSFPIERTEQGRLCGISFQGLEVDLMPGSPLKPRSHWENHLGKATQHTFLHEERDVGLHKDAFPEGIIQFDVKKEQVDNRGFKQHNGQAVQIAEKPYTCLYCGKTSNCKANLVVHERTHTGEKPYACLDCGKSFNRKSTLVRHKRMHTGEKPYECAECGRRFSIRCNLINHERIHTGEKPYSCSDCGQRFSRRLQLVIHRRTHTGETPYRCAQCGKCFTRRSSLLTHERIHTGEKPNTCTDCGKSFIQKGYLLIHRRIHTGERPYKCTSCEQRFLNRSDLRRHEKIHAGANPASC